In Thunnus albacares chromosome 10, fThuAlb1.1, whole genome shotgun sequence, a single window of DNA contains:
- the zic6 gene encoding zic family member 6 yields the protein MTSLSRFSGCPLSCVNPGESNTEPSVVLPPLAGEHMGHPTGSSLKLCPSHNLRDYPETRSSAYVDHSVPNFSDSGYPSSHRLEHSPRGIIIGANLTGAGMPPVTDQLASRANQHGGIGRYRDFPGCRDNRSHAFFTSYQEQAHGSSDATRDLGSQMMLGLPGDLLTRTHPYGQTISPKGNSQQLVTQFLGLYKPLNMAIQRGGGDAFLRCSKQTVKHELVCKWSDGQEGAGKLPCSRAFGTMYELVTHVTVEHVGGPEHSEYVCHWENCARDRKPFKAKYKLVNHVRVHTGEKPFPCPFHGCEKVFARSENLKIHKRTHTGEKPFKCEFEGCNRRFANSSDRKKHSHVHSSDKPYMCKVRGCDKCYTHPSSLRKHMKLHCNKAHVAKSGDARPGDGGHIAETRSTRVPDGGPISPPQPPTSTQEVPLSPESRDESTPRSRFHHTFDSSLDYSPHRSQPLLDPLLLQRGSYRSQSSQYPCGQTGHTFAQSSRTFPSTSPFQKSIVNGWYTCHSGVDSFPPKQCNNIPSL from the exons atgacaagCCTTTCGAGGTTTAGTGGCTGCCCTCTCTCTTGCGTCAACCCCGGGGAGAGCAATACTGAACCCAGCGTGGTGCTGCCACCTTTGGCAGGAGAGCACATGGGACACCCCACTGGCAGTTCCTTAAAACTCTGCCCCTCGCACAATTTGCGAGACTACCCCGAGACGAGGTCCAGTGCATATGTTGACCATTCGGTTCCCAATTTTTCAGACTCTGGATACCCCAGCAGCCACCGGTTAGAGCACAGCCCAAGGGGCATTATCATTGGAGCCAATCTTACTGGAGCCGGCATGCCACCCGTCACTGATCAACTGGCATCAAGAGCTAACCAACATGGCGGGATTGGAAGGTATCGTGACTTTCCCGGCTGCAGAGATAACAGAAGCCATGCTTTTTTCACAAGTTATCAGGAGCAGGCCCATGGCTCCAGCGACGCTACTCGAGATCTCGGCAGCCAGATGATGCTGGGTCTACCTGGCGACCTCCTCACCCGGACTCACCCTTATGGCCAAACTATCAGCCCCAAGGGAAACAGCCAGCAACTTGTCACCCAATTCCTGGGTCTGTACAAGCCCCTGAACATGGCAATTCAGCGTGGAGGAGGCGACGCTTTCCTCAGGTGctcaaaacaaacagtgaagCATGAGTTGGTGTGCAAGTGGAGTGACGGCCAAGAGGGGGCTGGGAAGCTGCCTTGCTCCAGAGCCTTCGGGACCATGTATGAACTTGTCACCCATGTGACAGTGGAGCATGTCGGAGGACCAGAGCACTCTGAATATGTGTGTCACTGGGAGAATTGTGCGAGGGACAGGAAGCCTTTCAAAGCCAAATACAAGCTGGTGAACCACGTCAGAGTCCACACAGGGGAAAAGCCCTTTCCCTGCCCCTTTCACGGCTGTGAGAAAGTTTTTGCAAGATCAGAAAATCTAAAGATCCACAAGAGGACTCACACAG GtgaaaaaccttttaaatgtgAGTTCGAGGGCTGCAACCGGAGGTTTGCGAACAGCAGCGACAGAAAGAAGCATTCTCACGTGCACTCCAGTGATAAACCCTACATGTGCAAGGTCAGGGGCTGCGACAAGTGTTACACCCACCCAAGCTCCCTGCGAAAGCATATGAAGCTCCACTGCAACAAGGCCCACGTAGCCAAAAGCGGCGACGCGCGTCCTGGTGACGGGGGTCACATTGCGGAGACCAGGTCAACCCGAGTCCCGGATGGAGGCCCGATCAGCCCCCCTCAACCCCCCACCTCAACCCAAGAAGTCCCCCTGTCCCCAGAGAGTCGAGACGAGTCGACCCCGAGGTCACGTTTCCATCACACGTTTGACAGCAGTTTGGACTACTCCCCACACAGGTCACAGCCCCTCTTGGACCCTTTGTTACTACAGAGAGGCAGCTACAGGTCCCAGTCCTCCCAGTACCCCTGTGGCCAGACAGGTCACACTTTTGCCCAGAGCTCGAGGACTTTCCCCTCCACCTCTCCGTTTCAGAAAAGTATTGTGAATGGATGGTACACATGCCACAGCGGCGTGGACTCTTTCCCACCAAAGCAGTGTAATAACATTCCGTCTCTCTGA